The genomic region TTTCGCCATGAATACGTTCTACTGTGTAAGCACCACGATATTTTTGCTTATCCAATTTAAGTTGATGTCTAGACAATAATGCATCAATCACCTCAAAACCAATGTTATGTCTTGTCAGCTCATACTTTTTTCCAATATTTCCCAATCCTACTATACACTTCATGATTTACCTCCGACACTTTATGATTCATACACGTGATGAAATGTAACTCCATTATATTATTACTATATCTTAACATATTTACCATTGAGGAGGGTGTATGACCTCAATCAGATAGATACATCATACATAATAGACATAAAATTTAAAAAATAACAACAAAATTAAATATTAATATTTAAAAAGGGATATTAAGTCCCAAAAAGTTAGTGTGCAGTTGCAATAAGTATAAGTGTGATAATGTAACTTTAATACTATAATATTCACTCTATCACTTTATTTAGCGATTAAAAAAAGAACGAGGCCGGGACATCAACCCCAAAATAAATAATGCTAAGATGCTTTTTAATAAAAATACGTCTTAGTGCTTCCTTTTATGATATAACTTTGTATAATATGACTTCGATTTCCGAGGGGATAGCCTCAGGAGTCTCGTCATCAATACTTCGTTTATGCATGTAATCATTCACTATTATACTTAAAAAACAAGACCCTTTTGTACCATTCAAAACAAATAAAAAATCATGAGAAATGATAATTGGGAGTATTTTAAAGTGCAATTGAATCAAAAGCGTTCTAAACCAGAAACGCAAAAAATCTACAAACAAAGAAAAATGAATGTAGAACCTGTTTTTAGATTAATGAAGACTATTTTAGGGTTCAATCAAATGTCGGTGCGAGGATTAAATGAGGTAAAACGAGGACTCGGTTTTGTCTTTATAGCATTAACTATAAGAAAATGAATTGTACGTCGTGCGACTAAACATATCATTAAAGGAAAAACTTCGAGATTTTTCGTAAATTCTTACGAAAACCTCGAAGTTTTTTCGATTACTGAGATATTATGTCTCAGCCTCACTACGGAATAAAATAAATTATTCTTCTTCTTTTTCTTCTTTGTCAGCTTCTTCGCCTACAACTTCTGGCTCTTCCGTTTGAGTTTCGCCTTCCATTTCAGCGATTTCTTCTTCTGTTGGTTCTTCTGTTGGTGCTACAACTGAAGCAACAGCATCTTCTGGGTTATTTTCGATTGTGAAATCTCCAGAAACTTTAATTTCGCTCACTGAAATACTGTCACCAATTTCTAATCCACTGATATCTACTTCAAGATATTCAGGAATGTTGTCTGGTGTTGCAGTAATTTCTAAGTCGAAAATTGGTTGTTCAACTACGCCACCTTCTTTAGCACCAGGCGCTTCACCAATTAAGTGAACTGGTACTTCAACAGTACGCTCTTCGCTCATGTTGATAGCTAAAAAGTCGATGTGTGTAATTTGGTTTTTCAATGGATCGAATTGGTAGTCAGAAACCATGACTTTAATTTCTTTAGAACCTACGCCTAATTGAATAACCCCGTTACGGCCAACTTCACGAATCACTTTGATGAATTCTACTTCATCGACTTTAACTGATACGTTTTTTGTACCATAACCGTATACTACTGCAGGTACTTTACCTGCTTCACGGATTTTACGTAAATCTCCGCGTGTTTGTTTACCTTGACGAATAATAGACTTTAATGAAGTCATATTCATTTTCCACCTTTCTATTGAGGTTGAGATAAAAGTATCAATCGCTGTTTCAAACGAACATTGACTCTATCCTAGCCTCGCACCTGCCCATCAACCGGTAAGTTGCTTGCAAGTGTTTATTTGTTCGATTTTGTACGAACAGAAGTATTTTACACAAAAAAGTAACAAAAGTCAATGCTCACTTTTAATCAAATAATACACTTACTGATTCTCTTTCATATACACGAACAATGGCTTGTGCTAATAGTTCAGCTACTGTTAACTCTTTAATATTACTTGGTTTTTGATCTTCTTTAAGCTGAATTGAATTTGTCACAATTAATTCTTTAATCGCTGAATTTTCGATACGCTCTTTAGCTGGACCAGATAAAACTGGGTGTGTACAACATGCATAAACTTCTGTCGCACCTTTATCTTTTAAAGCTTGTGCTGCTAATGTAATCGTACCAGCCGTATCAATAATATCATCAATAATAATCGCTGTACGCCCTTCAATCTCACCTACAATATTCATGACTTCAGCTACATTAGGCTTCGGACGACGCTTATCAATAATCGCGATTGGTGTTTTTAAAATATCCGCTAGCTTACGCGCTCTTGTAACACCGCCGTGGTCTGGCGAAACAACAACACATTGCTCGGGGTCAATATCTTTATTGTTTAAGAAGTACTCTGCTAAGATAGGCACACCCATTAAATGGTCAATCGGAATATTAAAGAAGCCTTGGATTTGCGGTGCATGTAAATCTAACGCAATCATACGATGGGCACCAGCTGTTTCAAATAAATCTGCTACTAATTTAGCTGTGATAGGTTCACGGCTACGTGCTTTACGATCTTGTCGCGCGTATCCATAGTATGGCACAACTATTGAAATATTAGCCGCTGAAGCACGCTTACACGCATCTATCATAATTAACAATTCCATTAAGTGTACGTTTACTGGATTTGAAGTCGGTTGAATAATAAACACATCACAACCACGAATACTTTCCTCGATATTGATTTGAATTTCACCGTCACTAAAGCGTTTAACAGTACATTTACCTAATTCTACGCCCACATGTTCAGCAACTTCTTGTGCAAGTGGCTCATTACCTTTCAACGAGAAAATTTTCATAGACGAATTTTTATATTCGGTGTTTAACATTATAAATCCTCCAATTTTTATTTGGTCACTATTTAAGTAGACCTCTTTTATCCTACATATTATTTAGAATTGTTTTGATTTAAATATCCTTCTTTAGTGACTTGTCTTGCACGTGCCAGTGCTAAGCTTGATTCAGGCACATCATCTGTAATTGATGATCCCGCAGCAATCATCGCACCATCACCTATTGTTACAGGTGCGATGAGGTTTGTATTGCATCCGATGAAAGCGTCTTGACCAATCGTCGTTTTAAACTTATTGACACCATCATAATTAACCGTGATTGTACCTCCACCTACATTTGTACGTGCACCAATTTGAGCGTCACCAATATAACTTAAATGTGGGACTTTCGCACCGTTTTCAATTTGAGATTTTTTAATTTCGACGAAGTTACCGACTTTTGAACCTTCACCTAAATCAGCACCTGGTCTAAGTTGTGCAAATGGACCAACTTTAACTTTTGAGCTGACGTGCGCATCCGTTACTACCGATTGTCGAATATGCACCGCATCACCAATTTGACTATTATGAATTTCTGAATATTGTCCAATAACAGTGTCGTCACCAATTTGCGTTTGGCCTGTCAACTTTACCCCTTGTTCGATAGTTGTATCTTGTCCAATGATAACATCAACACCGATGTAAGTTGTTTCAGGATCGATTAATGTAACACCATTTTTCATATGGTATTCATTAATACGTTGACGATATTTTTTCTCGGCTTGGCTTAATGCTACACGATCATTTACACCCATAATCTCATCAAAATCATCTGTATGGTATATCGCTAGTTTGCCTTTTTGAGCTTTGATTAATGTAAGCACTTGAGGTAAATAGTATTCGCCTTGTGCATTATTGTTATCGACTTTTTCTAACAATGTAAACAGGGTTTGATTATCAAATGCAAAGATGCCTGAGCTAATCTCTGTAATTGCTTTTTGCGAATCATTTGCATCTTTTTCTTCTACAATTTCAACAAGCTCATTTTGATCACTACGAACAATACGCCCATAACCAAAAGGTGTTTGTGTCGTGGCTGATAATACCGTTGCAACAGCTTTTTCACGTTCGTGATGTTCGATTAACTTCGACAAAGTCTCACCCGTAATAAGTGGTGTATCTCCACATACTACGAGCGTAATTCCTTTTTTTTGTGCTAAATGTTCAGATGCTTGCTTAACAGCGTGTGCTGTACCAAGCTGTTCTTCTTGAAAACTATACTTTGATGTTTCACCCAGTGCTTCTTTGACGCTATCTGCACCATGACCAACAATGGTTACAAGTTCATCAACGCCCGAATGACGGACTTGATCAATAACATGCGCAATCATTGGCTTACCTAACACTTCATGTAACACCTTATACTTTTTCGATTTCATTCTTGTGCCTTTTCCCGCTGCTAAAACAATTGCATGTTTTTGCATTGCAATGAACCCTCCAGTATTTTTACGCTTCTATATAATTATAATTTAAGCTTGCACATACTTTCAACAGTTATTCCAATAAATACAAGTTCATCAAATGATTACTTCTAAAAAAGGGGCTTACAACACACAATTGTCAGCTTTTAGACAATATGATTTGAAAAAAGAGCTTTGCGATTGAACGACATGTCCAAGTGCAAAGCTCTTTCATAAACTATCACAAGTATTTAAGCTTCTTCATCAGTTGTTGCTGAAGCTTCTGTATTGTCTTGATTGTTTGGTACAAATACTTCATCAGTTTCTTCATATACTTTCATTACTGCATCCTGTATTTCTTGTCTCATTTCAGAATTGATTGGATGCGCAATGTCACGGAATTCACCATCTGGTGTACGTTTGCTAGGCATTGCGACAAACAGGCCTGAATTCCCTTCAATTACACGTAAGTCATGGATGACGAATGCTTCCTCAAGTGTAATTGATACTAAAGCCTTCATTCTACCATCAGTTTGTATTTTTCTTAGTCTGACATCTGTCACTTTCATGTAGTGAGCCCCCCATAAGCATATAATTTGTTGTTGTGTAGTAAGAAGCCTAAAAAGAACCTTTATGATTATACATTTTTGACTTCAGCAATAAGTTCTATTTCAACTTTAACATCTTTTGGTAAACGTGCAACTTCTACAGCACTTCTGGCTGGTTTATGAGTATCAAAATATGAACCATAAACTTCATTCACTTTTTGAAAATTTTCCATATCTGAAAGGAAAATTAACGCTTTTACGACATGTTGCAAGTCTGATCCTGCTGCATCAAGTACTTCTTTTAAATTTTCAAGTACTTGTTTAGTTTGCTCTTGCACATCTTCACTTACAATGTCACCATCTAGATTTAATGGTATTTGACCTGATGTATAAACGAGACCATTCACCACTGTTGCATGTGAGTATGGCCCTAATGCTTCAGGCGCTTTGTTTGTGTTAATTACTTTCATGCTGTAACGCTCCTTTTACAATTAAAATTTAGATAAACTATTGCCTTCTTCAACTTTGAATTCCTGATTATATTCATCTACGTCAGATAAACGTACTAAGGAAGTATAATCCTCAATCAGCCTTTGTTTGACTTCTTTTGATTCTACAAGTACTGATACCCCTTTTACATGCGCTTTAAACTCATTCATGAGATTCATTACACCATTAATTGAACCACCTGCACGCATGAAATCATCAACAATCAGTACGTTTGAATGTTCTTTAAGCGTACGTTTGGATAAGACCATCGTCTCAATCTTCCTTGTAGAACCAGAGACATAGTTAATTGAAACGGTTGAACCTTCCGTTACTTTATTGTCTTTACGTATTACAACTACTGGTAAGTTTAAAACGCTTGCCACTGCATTGGCAAGAGAAATGCCCTTAGTCGCTATCGTTACGATTGCGTCTAACTCTTCTTTCATATAAATCGTTGCAATCAATCGTCCTACTTTATTCAGTAATCTCGGATTTCCGACTAAATCGGATAAAAACAAATAGCCTCCTGGAAGCAAACGCTCTTTCTCTTGCAGCAATGAGATGACTTCATTGACAACAGCCACCGCTTCTTCTTTTTGCATCTGAGGCCTATATTTCACGCCTCCACTTGCGCCAGCAACAGTTTCAATTGTTCCGAGTTGTTCTTTTAGGAATGTTTCTTTAATAATTTGAACATCTTCGCTAATTGATGACTTAGCCTGCTTAAACTTATCTACAAAATAAGTGAGGGGCACAAGTTTGTTGGGATTGCTAATTAAATACTGGGTCATAAAAACGATTCTTTCACTTCTTTTATATCTCACCTATGACATCCTCTCTTTTTATCCTAACGTTCTTACAACGTAAACATCATTACAACAACCACTGACAGCATTATAAATATGACGCGCCTGACGTTCTTTATGCGCTAATCCATAGACAGTCGGGCCACTACCGCTCATCAGCGCCCCATCTGCTCCATTATTGATCATGTTTACTTTTAGCTTTTCAATATCTTTTTGTAAAGCCATAGATACCGGTTCTAAGCGGTTTGATAAACTTTGGCACATCAAGTCATAGTCACCTGCTTCTATAGCTTCTAGACATTGTTTAGTGCGTACTTCATATGGTTTTGACAAATCTAAATGACCATAAATCTCTGGCGTTGATAATCCTGCATCAGGTTTTGCAATAACAACCCATGAAGAAGGTGGTTTTGGTAGTAATTCAATCACTTCTCCGCGCCCACGACATATTGCCGTTGTACCATATACACAAAATGGGATATCCGATCCGATTGCTGCTGATAAATCACTCAACTCTTCTAATGAGATATTCAACCCGAATAATCGATTCATCCCTCTCATTGTAGCCGCTGCATCACTTGATCCCCCTGCGAGTCCAGCTGCAACTGGAATATTTTTATCCAATGTAATCGTGACACCTTGTTGAATGTCATATGTTTCTTTCATCAATAATGCTGCACGATAAGCTAAGTTCCTTTCATCTGAGGGAATGAATGTTTCATCAACATGCAAAACAATCTTATCATCTTGACGTTTTTCAAAAGATAAACGATCATTTAAATCAATTGTGGTCATGATCATTTCAACTTCATGATAGCCATCATCTCTTTTATAAAGGGTATCTAATGTTAAATTGATTTTAGCTGGCGCCGTTTCATAAATCATCACAATTTTTGCCTCTTTCAAATTGGTATTATAGTGATTTTAACATATAACGCTTAAATCAGTCGCCTGTTTTTAACTTATCTCACTTATTAAACAAGTCGTATGATCAATGTATGTATTGTTTTATGGCTCTCAGTCAAATTGGACTGGTCGCATTAAATTAAGGCGTTATGCAATAATGGATTGCTTAACGCCTTTTTCGTTGTGTGATCATAAAGTCTTGAACATTAATGCCTCTTCTAATACAACAAAAAATCAGTAAAATTGAGTTGGTAAAACATACTTTATAACTTAGGGGTATGAATAAATATAGCAAATTTGATTGTTTCCTAAGCCGAGACTTCTGAGGCATCTTGCCGTAACCGAAAATCCATTTTAAGATTGGGTAAGTTCAATCTTAAAATGAGTCGAGGTGAGATGCCTAGAAAAGCGAGGCTTTATGGAACAATCAAATAAATGAAATTATTTATACACCAGTCCGATTTACTATAGAACCTGTTTTATTATCATCGTGATATTCTTCTCATTAACAGCATAAACATAAAGAAAAGCCACCTAATTCCATATGAAATCAAGTGGCTTACCTATGTACGTTCTATAATAAATCCCATTCAATGATTTTATTGTGCAGTCACTTCTAGTTGACGTTCATCATCTACAAATAATACGTGTACATTTTCTGTCAGTACATCCGTATACGTATATGATACGCGTTCAAAATTATGTTTATCTGAGTCAAGCTCAACAATGAACACTGACGGATATGTTTCAGCTAGCACTCCGCAACGTTCTATTGTTTTTTTGCGTCCTCCGTTAGCCTTAAGTACAATACGATTTCCTAACTGACAATCAAGACGATTTTTGATGTCTACAATAGATTTTGGCATATTGCTCCACCTCGCTACAAGTGTATTATAACACATTCCAAGCAAAGCGTCAAATAAAATTTCAATTTTATCAAGGTAATGGATGAAAGTCAATATTTTTATAATGTCAATTTCGGGAAATTTTTCAATTCATTATATAATCGTGCATATTCGTGTATTGACAGCGTTTCCCCACGTCTTTTAGGGTTAATTTCAGCACTTTCTAACCATTTAATTATATATTCTTTATGCTGCTTACCCTCTATAAATAAATTTTGATAATTATTTAATATTGTTTTTCGACGTTGGCTAAATGCACCTTTCGTCATTTTGAAAAATTCCTTTTCGTTATCAATGGCAACAAGTGGTTCGCTTCTTCTCATGAGTTTTATCACAATTGAATCCACATTGGGTGGAGGCATAAACACAGTTTTCGGAACGGTTGTCACCTTAGATGTTTCGGTGTAATATTTTGCTACGATTGAGAGTGAACCATATGCCTTAGTACCCACATCAGCATTCAAGCGTTCTCCAACTTCTTTTTGCATCATCACAACATAACCATCAATATTTAAATGTTCTTCTAATAAAGTTAGAAGAATGGGTGTCGTGATATAGTATGGCAAATTAGCTACTACTAAAATTTGATCACACCCACTTAAATGTCGCTTAATCGCTTGGGATACGTCCGCTTTTAAAATATCTTCGTTGATGACAGTGACATTATCATAAGGCGATAATGTCTCAGTTAATACAGGTATTAGACGTTGATCAATCTCAAAAGCAACCACACTTTTAGCATGCTTGGCAAGTTGCTCTGTAAGCGAACCCATGCCTGGTCCGACTTCGATAACACCTGTATTTTGATCAATTCCGCTCGCTTCAATAATTTTGTTAATGATATTGACATCTATTAAAAAGTTTTGCCCTAAGCTCTTCTTAAAACTAAAACCATGTTCTTCAAGTAACGCACGTGTTCTTGATGGTGTAGCTATATCTTTTTCATGCATTAATTTGATTCCTCTTTTCCTAATGCTTGGCGTACATCCTTTTCAGTAAAGCCAAAAGCATTGAGTTTCTTTAATAATTGTTTTCCATTTGAATGGCCGATATGTAAACGTCGCCCTAATATTTCGCGTTGTCGTCTAGCATCTGGACCTATTATAAGCCCTAAATCAATTAATACTTCCTTACGAATGGACTCTTCTCCTTCAGAAAAAGGCGTTGATACATACGTCAACGCCTCACGTATATCCTCTAAACTTGCATGTTCCACCCCAATTTTGCCACGTTTACTTTTGGCCTTTTCACGGTCAATAAATGCGTGTTTCACTCCTGGAACAGCTTGTCTAATAATCGTGCGAATCTTATCACCCGGGAAATCAGGATCCGTTAATACGATAACCCCTCTTGTCTCTTGTGCTTGACGTATCACTTCAATAATGGATTCGTCAATGGCACTTCCATTCGTTTCAATCGTTTCACAAGAGACTGCTCGCTTCACGCGTTCGGTGTCATCACGCCCTTCCACTACAATAAACTCATTAATTTTCACAATGTCACCTTCTCTATTTTAAGTTGAATAACCGCTCGGCATTTAAAGTCGTTTGTTTAGCAACTTCTTCATAAGAAATCCCTTTAAGTTCGGCTATTTGTTCAGCTACAAGTGTGACGCGTGACGGCTCATTACGTTTACCACGATAAGGATGCGGTGATAAAAATGGCGCATCTGTTTCAACAAGTAAGCGATCTAGCGGTACATGTTTAGCGACTTCTTTCGGTTGCTTAGCATTTTTAAATGTGACTGGTCCACCTAATGAGATATGAAAATTTAATTTATGAATTAAAACATCTGCAATTTCAGGAGATCCGCTGAAACTATGCATAATACCGCCCACTTCTTCAGCATGCTCTTCTAATAAAATATCCACACAATCTTGAGTTGCTTCTCGGTTGTGAATGACAATCGGTAATTTGACACGTTTAGCTAATGCAATTTGCTTTCTGAAAAGCGCTTTTTGCACATCTTTTGGCGATTTATCCCAATGATAATCCAATCCCATTTCACCAATACCAATCACTTTAGGGTGTGAAGCTAACGTTTCAATCCACTCTAGATCTTTTTCCGTGCAATCAATCGCATCAACAGGATGCCAACCGACTATCGCGTATAAAAAGTCATATGTTTCAACAAGTTGCATTGCTCGTTGAATCGTTTTCGTATCAAAACCGACTACAAACATACGATCAACACCTGCTTCTAATGCACGATCAATCACCTCTTGTAAATCCTCATCATACTGATCTGCATTCAAATGCACATGCGTATCAATTAACATGCATTATTCCTCCTTATTCATAACCTAAATGTATTCATGTAGCTATTTCTATCATCTTACCCTGAATCGTATTTCTTTAAAATAGCCACTCGAAAGAAAAGAGGTGAGTCGTACTTCCATGACTTCACCTCTTCTTTCCTTATTTAATAACCGCGCCATTCGGAATTGCACTTGGTAGACTCACAAGTGTCAAAACTTTATCTTTTTCAGCAGATAGAATCATACCCTCTGATTTTTCACCCATTAATTTTGCAGGCTTCAAGTTCGTCACAACGGCTACTTTTTTACCAATGATGTCTTCTGGCTGATAGAACTTTGCAATACCAGAAATAATTTGTCGTTGTTCATATCCTAAATCTACAACTATTTTAAGTAGCTTGCTTGATTTTTCAACTTTTTCAGCGTCAATAATGGTTGCGGCTTTGATTTCTACTTTATCAAAATCTTTAATATCAATCGCTGCTTTAGAAGGGACTTCTTCTTCTACTTTTGGTACTTGCATTGATTTTTTAATATATTCTACTTCCACCTCTACATCTAAACGCGGGAAGATTGGCGTTGGCTTAGCCGTAACTGTAATTGGAGTTGAAAGTTGACCATATTGTTCAAGACTTTCAAATCCATGTAACGCCTCACTTTGAATATTCAATTGCTCAAAAATTTGGTACGGGGCATGTGTTAAGAATGGGCGCAACAATACAGCTGCAAAACGTATATTTTCAACTAAATGTGCCATCACATTGCCTAACATATCCTTTTGACTTTCATCTTTTGCAAGCATCCATGGTGTTGTTTCATCGATATATTTATTAGTACGCGAAATTAACTTCCAAACTGTTGAAAGTGCAACCGAAAATTGTAAACTATCCATATTTTCATGGTATGCAGCAACTGTATCGAGTGCAAGTTGCTCCATCTCCTGGTCAAGTTCATGTTTGGGTCCTTCATACGCCGGTAATTGACCATCAAAGTACTTGTTAATCATTGAAATTGTACGATTAACTAAATTCCCTAGGTCATTCGCTAAATCATAATTCGTACGATCTACAAAGGCTTCAGGCGTAAAGACGCCATCCGATCCAAATGGCAATTCGCGCATTAAATAGTAACGCGTCGCATCTAGACCATAGCGTTCAATGAGCACATTAGGGTCCATCACATTGCCTTTAGACTTACTCATTTTGCCGTCTTTCATCAATATCCAACCATGTGCAAATACTTTTTTAGGTAATGGTAAGTCTAATGCCATTAAAATAATCGGCCAAATAATTGAGTGGAAACGCACAATTTCTTTTGCCATTAAATGAATATCTGCTGGCCAATACTTTTGGAATAGTGCATCTTCATCTGTTAAGTAACCTAACGCAGAAATATAATTGACAAGCGCATCTAACCATACATATACGACATGCTTCGGATTAGATGGTACTTGTACACCCCAGTTAAATGACGTACGTGAAACCGCTAAATCAGATAATCCAGGTTTAATAAAGTTGTTAATCATTTCATTTTTACGTGAAGGAGGTTGTATAAACTCTGGATGTGCATCATAAAAAGCTAACAAGCGATCCGTATATTTAGATAACTTAAAGAAATAGCTTTCTTCTTTGACAAGCTCAACTTCATGTCCCGAATCCGGACTTTTACCGCCGACAATTTTGCCATTTTCGTACACAGGCTCCACTAACTGAGTTTCAGTGTAGAACGTTTCATCTGGCACAGAGTACCAACCTTCGTACTCCCCTAGATAAATATCACCTTGCTTTAAAAGTTTCTCGAAGATTTTTTCGACTACGACTTTATGTCTGCTTTCAGTTGTACGAATAAAATCATCGTTCGAAATATCTAGCTTTTTCCATAAAGATTTAATACTCTCAATCATTTCATCTAAATATTCAAGTTCTGATTTCCCAGCTTTTTGTGCTTTCTCTTGTATTTTCTGACCGTGTTCATCCGTTCCAGTTAAATAACGTACGTCATACCCTTGAAGGCGTTTGTAACGTGCAATGACATCTCCTGCTACGGTTGAGTACGCATGTCCAATGTGTAAGTGACCACTTGGATAATATATAGGTGTCGTAATGTAAAATGTTTCTTTCACCATTAGCGTTCCTCCTCATTTCTTATCTTATTAAATATATCTAAATTTGAATTAGTTTTCAATATACTAAGTTGTTTGTTTCGATGATCAATCAATATGATGATATAGATTGTATACCTTTTGTGTTGGCATATCACGATCATCTGCTACCTTTTTAATCGCTTGTTTCGGCTTCATATTTTGATTAATATAACGCGTCACATGTTCGTCTATCGTCAATCCTTCATACCACTGATGACCTACTTCGGGCATTGCGCCTTCAATAATCATAACAAACTCACCTTTCAAAGGAATATCTGTCTCAAGCTGTGATAACAACACCTCAACAGTTTGCGTTGTAATTTGCTCAAATTTTTTTGTCAACTCTCGACCTAACGTAACGCGACGTTTACTATCAATTTTGGCGATGACTTGCAATGTATCTTTGACCCGAAATGGTGATTCATATAATAACAATGTACTATCTTGAAACATACGTTCTTTCAAAATAGCTTCTTTTTCGCGTGCTTTTCTTGGCAAAAACCCTAAAAATGTATATGTAAATGAAGGTAAACCACTGGCCATCAATGCAGTCAATCCCGCATTTGGCCCCGGAATAGGGATGATATGAATCCCCTCTTCTCGCGCTCTTACGACAAGCTCATATCCAGGATCAGATATCAACGGTAACCCTGCATCTGACACGAGTGCGATACTTTTTCCTTCTTTTAATATTGTGATTAACGTTTCAGTCATTTGCACTTTATTATGTTCGTGGTATGACTTTAACGGGGTCGTTATTTCAA from Staphylococcus felis harbors:
- a CDS encoding 50S ribosomal protein L25/general stress protein Ctc, coding for MTSLKSIIRQGKQTRGDLRKIREAGKVPAVVYGYGTKNVSVKVDEVEFIKVIREVGRNGVIQLGVGSKEIKVMVSDYQFDPLKNQITHIDFLAINMSEERTVEVPVHLIGEAPGAKEGGVVEQPIFDLEITATPDNIPEYLEVDISGLEIGDSISVSEIKVSGDFTIENNPEDAVASVVAPTEEPTEEEIAEMEGETQTEEPEVVGEEADKEEKEEE
- a CDS encoding ribose-phosphate diphosphokinase, which encodes MLNTEYKNSSMKIFSLKGNEPLAQEVAEHVGVELGKCTVKRFSDGEIQINIEESIRGCDVFIIQPTSNPVNVHLMELLIMIDACKRASAANISIVVPYYGYARQDRKARSREPITAKLVADLFETAGAHRMIALDLHAPQIQGFFNIPIDHLMGVPILAEYFLNNKDIDPEQCVVVSPDHGGVTRARKLADILKTPIAIIDKRRPKPNVAEVMNIVGEIEGRTAIIIDDIIDTAGTITLAAQALKDKGATEVYACCTHPVLSGPAKERIENSAIKELIVTNSIQLKEDQKPSNIKELTVAELLAQAIVRVYERESVSVLFD
- the glmU gene encoding bifunctional UDP-N-acetylglucosamine diphosphorylase/glucosamine-1-phosphate N-acetyltransferase GlmU: MQKHAIVLAAGKGTRMKSKKYKVLHEVLGKPMIAHVIDQVRHSGVDELVTIVGHGADSVKEALGETSKYSFQEEQLGTAHAVKQASEHLAQKKGITLVVCGDTPLITGETLSKLIEHHEREKAVATVLSATTQTPFGYGRIVRSDQNELVEIVEEKDANDSQKAITEISSGIFAFDNQTLFTLLEKVDNNNAQGEYYLPQVLTLIKAQKGKLAIYHTDDFDEIMGVNDRVALSQAEKKYRQRINEYHMKNGVTLIDPETTYIGVDVIIGQDTTIEQGVKLTGQTQIGDDTVIGQYSEIHNSQIGDAVHIRQSVVTDAHVSSKVKVGPFAQLRPGADLGEGSKVGNFVEIKKSQIENGAKVPHLSYIGDAQIGARTNVGGGTITVNYDGVNKFKTTIGQDAFIGCNTNLIAPVTIGDGAMIAAGSSITDDVPESSLALARARQVTKEGYLNQNNSK
- the spoVG gene encoding septation regulator SpoVG, whose amino-acid sequence is MKVTDVRLRKIQTDGRMKALVSITLEEAFVIHDLRVIEGNSGLFVAMPSKRTPDGEFRDIAHPINSEMRQEIQDAVMKVYEETDEVFVPNNQDNTEASATTDEEA
- a CDS encoding RidA family protein, with product MKVINTNKAPEALGPYSHATVVNGLVYTSGQIPLNLDGDIVSEDVQEQTKQVLENLKEVLDAAGSDLQHVVKALIFLSDMENFQKVNEVYGSYFDTHKPARSAVEVARLPKDVKVEIELIAEVKNV
- the purR gene encoding pur operon repressor; protein product: MRYKRSERIVFMTQYLISNPNKLVPLTYFVDKFKQAKSSISEDVQIIKETFLKEQLGTIETVAGASGGVKYRPQMQKEEAVAVVNEVISLLQEKERLLPGGYLFLSDLVGNPRLLNKVGRLIATIYMKEELDAIVTIATKGISLANAVASVLNLPVVVIRKDNKVTEGSTVSINYVSGSTRKIETMVLSKRTLKEHSNVLIVDDFMRAGGSINGVMNLMNEFKAHVKGVSVLVESKEVKQRLIEDYTSLVRLSDVDEYNQEFKVEEGNSLSKF
- the ispE gene encoding 4-(cytidine 5'-diphospho)-2-C-methyl-D-erythritol kinase, with amino-acid sequence MIYETAPAKINLTLDTLYKRDDGYHEVEMIMTTIDLNDRLSFEKRQDDKIVLHVDETFIPSDERNLAYRAALLMKETYDIQQGVTITLDKNIPVAAGLAGGSSDAAATMRGMNRLFGLNISLEELSDLSAAIGSDIPFCVYGTTAICRGRGEVIELLPKPPSSWVVIAKPDAGLSTPEIYGHLDLSKPYEVRTKQCLEAIEAGDYDLMCQSLSNRLEPVSMALQKDIEKLKVNMINNGADGALMSGSGPTVYGLAHKERQARHIYNAVSGCCNDVYVVRTLG
- a CDS encoding Veg family protein codes for the protein MPKSIVDIKNRLDCQLGNRIVLKANGGRKKTIERCGVLAETYPSVFIVELDSDKHNFERVSYTYTDVLTENVHVLFVDDERQLEVTAQ
- the rsmA gene encoding 16S rRNA (adenine(1518)-N(6)/adenine(1519)-N(6))-dimethyltransferase RsmA; protein product: MHEKDIATPSRTRALLEEHGFSFKKSLGQNFLIDVNIINKIIEASGIDQNTGVIEVGPGMGSLTEQLAKHAKSVVAFEIDQRLIPVLTETLSPYDNVTVINEDILKADVSQAIKRHLSGCDQILVVANLPYYITTPILLTLLEEHLNIDGYVVMMQKEVGERLNADVGTKAYGSLSIVAKYYTETSKVTTVPKTVFMPPPNVDSIVIKLMRRSEPLVAIDNEKEFFKMTKGAFSQRRKTILNNYQNLFIEGKQHKEYIIKWLESAEINPKRRGETLSIHEYARLYNELKNFPKLTL